In Pannonibacter sp. XCT-53, the sequence GCTGCGAGGGCCTGGTCCTGGCCAGCCCGCGCAACGCCGACCAGCGCGGCAGCCAGGTCTCGTTCCGCTTCCCCGAGGGCTATGCGCTGATGCAGGCGCTGATCGCGCGCGGCGTCATCGGCGACTTCCGGGCCCCCGACATCGTCCGCTTCGGCTTCACGCCGCTCTATGTCTCCCATGCCGACGTGATCGCCGCCGTGGACATCCTGGCCGACATCCTGGCCACCCGTGCCTGGGACCGGCCCGAGTACAAGACCCGCGCAAAGGTGACCTGAGATGAGCGACGCCCAATGCCCGATGGCGCCCAAGCCGGCCAAGGCCTATGACCCGGCCGAGGACGGCGCGCAGATGCGCTTCGACGGCCGCATGTCCTATGGCGACTATCTGGGACTGGACAAGATCCTGTCGGCCCAGAAGCCGCTGTCGACGGCCGATGACGAGCTGCTGTTCATCATCCAGCACCAGACCTCCGAGCTGTGGATGAAGCTTGCCTTGCACGAGCTGGCCACGGCCAAGGCGCTCATTGCCGCCGATGACGTGCAGCCGGCCTTCAAGCTGCTGGCCCGGGTCGCGCGGATCTTCGAGCAGCTCAACTCTGCCTGGGATGTGCTGCGCACGATGACGCCCAGCGACTACACGACCTTCCGCAACGCGCTCGGTCAGTCCTCGGGCTTCCAGTCGTTCCAGTACCGGGCGATCGAATACATGGTCGGCAACAAGAACGCTGCCATGATGCGCCCGCACGAGCATGTCGACGGGGTCTACAGCTGGCTGGAGGGGATCCGGCAGGACACGGGCCTCTATGACGAGGCGATCCGCCTGCTCGCCCGCAACGGCTTTGCCATTTCGGAGGCGGTGCTCAAGCGGGACGTCTCGGCCCCCTACCAGGCGGACGAGAGCGTGCGTCTGGCCTGGATCGAGGTCTACCGCGATCCGGCGCGCCACTGGTCGCTGTATGAACTGGCCGAGAAGCTCGTGGACTTCGAGGACTATTTCCGGCGCTGGCGCTTCAATCACGTCACGACGGTGGAACGGGTGATCGGCTTCAAGCGCGGCACCGGCGGCACCAGCGGCGTGACCTACCTGAAGCGCATGCTGGATGTGGTGCTGTTCCCCGAGCTGTGGGCCATGCGCGCCGATCTGTGATGCCGGGGCGCCGGCCCCATCCCGGCGCCTCGACTGAAAGGGCGGTCAGGAGCGAAGCACCCTCAGCCCCTGACCGTCCCGCATCCGCGCCAGCAGTTCCTGGCGCTCGCGGTTGGCGGCATAGAGCCGCGCGAAGTCGTCAAAGGGCACCGGACGGCTGAAGTAGAACCCCTGGTATTCGTCGCAGCCATTCTCGACCAGCCAGTCCAGCTCCTCGCCCTGCTCCACCCCTTCCGCCACGATCCGGACCTTCAGCACCTGGCCGAGCGACACGATCAGCCGGGTGATCGGGGCCGTGTGCTTGAGATCGCGGATGAAGGTCTGGTCGATCTTGAGCACGTCGATCGGGTACTTCTGCAGATAGGCCAGGTTGGAATAGCCGGTGCCGAAGTCGTCAATGATGATCTGGTAGCCGCGCTTCTTCATCCGGGCGAGCGCCATGCGGATCGCCTCGCTGTCGCCCAGGAGCACCGATTCCGTGATCTCGAAGCCGAGCCGCTCGGGATTGCAGCCGGTTTCCTCCGGCAGATGCAGGATCTTGTCGATCAGGTCCGGATCGGAGAACTGGCGCGGGCTGAGGTTGATCGACAGGGAAATGTCGATGCCCGCCTCCTGCATCCGCGTCTGCTGCCGCGCCACGTTGCGGTACACCCATTCGCCGATGTTGATGATCATCCCGGTCTCCTCGCAGGCCGGGATGAAGGAGCCGGGGCCAAGCAGGCCGCGTTCGGGATGCTGCCAGCGGATCAGGGCTTCCGCTGCCACGATCTCGCCGGTCTTGACGCTGAGGCGCGGCTGGTAGAACAGCACGAACTCGTCCCGTTCCAGTGCCCGCCAGAGATCCTTTTCCAGCGTCACCTTTTCCTCGAGACGCTGGCGCAGGTCCATCGAGAAGGCGGTGACCTTGCTGGAGCGGTCGGACTTGGCCTCGAACAGCGCCAGGTCGCAATGGCGCATCAGCGTGTCCATGTCGGCACCGTCGTCGGGGCAGATGCTGAGGCCGACCGCCAGGGTCGTCTGCAGCACGTGCCCGCCGATGTCCATGGGCTCGAGGAACAGGTCGATCAGCTGCCGCCCGAACTCCTGCGGGTTGAGGGTCCCGGTGCGGTCCGGCATGCAGATCAGGAACTCGTCGCCGCCCAGACGCGCCACGGTGCCGCGCTCCGCAACGAAGCCCGCCAGCCGGCCGGCCACCGCCTTCAGCAGCAGGTCGCCGATGGCATGGCCCAGCGTGTCGTTGACGGTCTTGAAGCCGTTGAGATCCAGAAAATAGAGGAACAGGTTCTGGGCGTCGGAGACGGCCGTGCGGATCATCTTCGGCAGATGCGCCTGCAGGAACACGCGGTTCGGCAGGCCCGTCAGGATGTCATGATCGGCGAAGAAGCGCGCCCGCTCCTGCGTCTCCTTCAGCTCGGTGACGTCGATCTCGCTGACCAGATAGGCCGGCACGCCGGTGACCGCATCGCGGCAGACCCGCGCGGTGATCTCGTGCCAGCGGATGCCGCGGCTGGTGCGGGTCTGCGCCACCACCTTGCAGTCCGAGCCATAATCGAGCGCACCGGTCAGGGCGTCGGCCACGCTGGCGTCGACGAGCCGGTTGTGCAGCGACAGGTCGGCGTCGATCTGGGAGGCACGCGACGCGGGGTTGCGGTAGAGCGGCGCGCCGTTGCGCGAGAACAGCGAGATCATCACCGGCGTGTGCAGCAGCGCCTCGGCGCTGCGCAGCGTCTCGGGCCGGATGTCATGGTTGACGGTGCCCTCGCAGAGCATCGCCATGCGGCCGTCGCGCAGCCGGAGGCCGCGGAAGACGACCTGCAGGGTCTTGGGCACGCCGTTGGGATAGATGGTCCAGTTCTCGGAGAAGGTCGCGTCGGCGCGGAGGAAGTCGGTCCGGTACTGCGCCAGCCGCTCCGCCACGGCACGGGACATGTCGGCCCCGAGATCGCGCTTGCGCAGGTCACAGAGGCTGGCGGCACCCCAGACATCGAGGGCGCTGCGGTTGCCCCAGACGATGCGCTTGCGGTCGAAGTCGTACACCCACATCGCCGTGGCGATCCGGTCCACCTGCGCCAGCAGTTCGCGCGGGTCGATCGCATCCAGCAGGTCGGTTCCGGCTTCGCTGAGGCTCATGTCATCCTGCCCTGGTGGAGGAAGGTCGCGGCCAGCTTGACCGGCGAGCCCGGGGAGATCATGGGACGACGGGACCGGAAGCGTCTGACGCCGCTGCGGCAGATGACCCGGAGGCCGGTCGGGACCGGCGCGGCCATCGTCCGTTTGGCGCGCTTGTCGTGTCCCGTGTCTCCCAGGGCGGCGGTCATGCTTCAATCCCGGATTGCATCCACTGAGGCCATCTTTGCGAAAAAAGTGTAGTTTATCACTTAACGCCGTTGGTAAAAAATTCGTTAATCTCAGCCTAAGTGTTTAGAAGATTTGGATCTTGTCGGAAAATCCGAAAACTTCGCAAGGACCGGATGCCATGCAAACAGAAGATCTGCTGCACGGGAACAGCGCTGTCCAGGACAGGTTGTGGTGTTGATCTCGCTGCATTGCAAAATTGATTGCAGCTTCATTCGGTTCATTGCACTTCCGATTGCTGCCGGTTGCAGCCGCGACCAGCCAGATCTCAACCATGAGACGCGGAACAGTTGCAGCCGGCGGGCCGGCCAATCGGGCGGTCGCGCCTTGCGATGGTTGCCAGATTATATATTATGTGCTTCAAGAAATATAACTTCACAGCGGATGCCCCCGTTGTTGCGTTCGAGTCGGGAGGGAGGTCTCTTGCGCAGGATCATTGACATCACGCCGCCTTTGCGTGCCGGATCGGCCGTGTTCCCGGGGGATGCGCGCTACGAGGCGCGGCAGACCTTCGCGATGGGGCCCGGCTGCCCGGTGAATGTGGCCGCCTTCTCCATGTCGGTGCATTGCGGGGCCCACGCGGACGCCCCGCTGCACTATGCCGCCGGCGCCGCCTCGATCGACCAGCTCGACCTTGCGGACTACATTGGCCCCGCCCGGGTGATCGACGTGCGCGGCACCGCCCCGCTGGTGCAGCCCGAGGCGCTCGCCGGGCGTCTGGAGGGCGTGCCGCCCCGGGTCCTTTTGCGCCTGACCGACGGTCTCGATCCGGATGTCTGGCCGACCGGGTTCCCGGCGCTCGCGCCGGAATCGGTCGAGCTGCTGGCCCGTGCCGGTGTCCGGCTGATCGGCGTGGACGTTCCGTCGGTCGATCCGGAAACTTCCAAGGATCTGCCCTCTCACATGGCTGTTTTTCGCCATGACATGCGGATTCTGGAAAATCTTGATCTATCTCAGGTTACCGAGGGTGAATTTGAGTTGATTGCGCTGCCCATCCCGTTAGAAGGGCTGGATGCTGCGCCTGTGCGGGCAGTTCTGAGGCCTCTGGCCTGAGAGTACGGCACCCGTCGGGAGCGGGTGCCAGCCGAATATCGAACTGATAACAACAAGAGCGCCAGGCAAAACCGGCCGGCGGCGGGGATGAACAGATGCTGGAGCTTGACCAGCTTGTGAAGCAGTTCGGCGGTTTCCGGGCCGTCGACAAATGCAGCTTCAGTGTCCAGCAGGGCACGATTACCGGTCTCATCGGTCCGAACGGGGCCGGAAAGACAACTCTCTTCAATCTGATCGCGGGCGCCTTCCCTCCGACAGCGGGCCGCATCCGCTTCCTCGGCGAGGATGTCACCGACCTGCCGAGCAACCAGCTCTTCCACAAGGGCCTGGTGCGAACCTTCCAGATCCCGCACGAGTTTCACCGCCTGACGGTGCTGGAAAACCTGATGCTCGTGCCGCCGGCCCAGCCGGGCGAGAGCCTCCTGTCCAACTGGCTGAGCTGGGGCAAGGTCAGGGCAGCCGAACAGGCCGTCGAGGCGCGGGCCTGGGAAACGCTCAAGTTCCTTGAACTCACCCATGTCGCCAATGTCCGCGCCGGCAACCTGTCCGGCGGCCAGAAGAAGCTTCTGGAACTGGGCCGCACCATGATGACGGACGCCAAGCTGGTGCTGCTCGACGAGCCGGCGGCCGGCGTCAACCGGACGCTGCTGCGCAAGCTTGAGGAGAAGATCCTCATCCTCAACCGGGAGCGCGGCTACACCTTCATCCTCATCGAACACGACATGGAAATGATCGAGAAGCTCTGCGATCCGGTCGTCTGCATGGCCGAAGGCAAGGTGCTCATCTCCGGCGACTTCCAGACCGTCCGCTCCGATCCGCGGGTTCTGGAAGCCTATCTCGGCGAATCCCAGGGAGATGCGGCATGAGCGTGCTGATGAACATGCAGGATCTCGTCGGCGGCTACGGCGAGGCGGACATCCTGCAGGGCGTGTCGATGACCGTCCACGAGAAGGAGATCGTCGTCATCGTCGGCCCCAACGGCGCCGGCAAGTCGACGGCGATGAAGGCGGTGTTCGGCCTGCTCACCATCCGCGGCGGCTCGATCCGCTTCGACGGCGACGACATCACCGGCTGGGCTCCGAACCGGATCGTGCAGCGCGGCATCTGCTACGTGCCGCAGGTGGACAACATCTTCCGCGAGATGAGCATCCACGAGAACCTCGAGATGGGCGCGTTCCTGCGCAAGGGCGACCTCAGCGCCGCCTATGACCGCGTCTACACCCTGTTCCCGGATCTCAAGGAGCGCCGCAGGACGCTGGCGGGCAACCTGTCGGGCGGGCAGCGCCAGATGGTCGCCATGGGCCGGGCGCTGATGCTTGACCCCAAGCTGCTGCTGCTCGACGAGCCGACGGCGGGCCTCTCGCCGAAATACATGGAACAGATCTTCCAGATCAGCCGGGACGTCCGCGACACGGGTGTCGCGATCCTTCTGGTGGAACAGCACGCCAAGCAGGCGCTCGCCTTTGCCGACCGGGCCTATGTGCTCGCGGCCGGCGCAAACCGCCACGAAGGCACCGGTGCAGAGCTCCTCGCCAACCGCGAGGTCGCTGAAATGTTCCTCGGCGGATGAGGCGGACGACCCATGACCCTGATTGATTTCCTCAATTTCTACATCGTCCCGGGCGTCGTGCTGGGGTCGATCTATGCCCTGGGTGCCGTCGGCATCACGCTGGTCTTTGCCATCCTGCGCTACGCGCATCTCGCCCACGGCGACCTGGCGACCCTCGGCGCGTTCCTCGCGCTTGCCATGATCCATCTGTTCGGCGTGTCGATCTGGGTGACGCTGCCCTTCGTCATCCTCATGGTCGCCGCCATCTCGGTCGGCATCGACCGGGTCTGCTACGAAGCCTTCCGCGACCGGCCGAAGATCATCACGGTGATGGCCTCGCTCGGCGTCGCGCTGATGATCCGCGCGGTCGTGCAGGTGGTCTGGGGGGTCGACACGGAGACCTACAGCCGCGGCCTGGTGCGCCCGGAAGACTATTTCGGCCTGCGCCTGCGTGACCGCGAGATCTACACGGTCCTTGCCATGATCGTGCTCGTCGTCGCCCTGCAGCTGTTCCTGAGCCGGTCCAAGTGGGGCAAGGCCATGCGCGCCATGTCCGACAACCCGAACCTGGCGCTTTTGTCCGGCATCGACAACCGCAAGGTCGTGATGCTGACCTGGATCATCTCCGGCGGCCTGTGCGCCGCAGCCGGCATCTTCCTCGGCCTCAACACCGAGCTGAAGCCGATGATGGGCTGGTCGATGCTGCTGCCGATGTTTGCCGCCGCGATCCTGGGCGGTGTCGGGCGGGTCGAGGGCGCCGTTCTGGGCGGACTGATTGTCGGCATCGTCGAGGAACTGTCCGTGCTGGTCCTGCCCAGCGAATACAAGGCGGCAATGGCCTTTGCGATCCTGCTCGTGATGCTGCTGGTCCGCCCGACCGGCCTGCTGCGCGGCAAGGTGCTCTGAGGGGAGGCGGAACATGGAACTGGCACTCGGTCTTGCCAACTACGCCCTCTTCATGGGCGTCTTCATCGGCATCTATGCCATCCTGGCCCTCGGGCTGAACATCCAGTGGGGCTATTCCGGCCTCTTCAACGCGGGCATCGCCGGCTTCTTCGCGGTCGGCGCCTATACCTCGGCGATCCTGACGAGCCCCGAGGCTGCCGGGCGCATCGGCGGCTTCGAGCTGCCGACCGTGGTGGGCTGGCTCGGCGCCATGGTGGCGGCAGCGCTGATCGCCTGGCCGATCGGCAAGGTCTGCCTGCGCTTCCGCTCGGACTATCTGGCCATTGCCTCGATCGGCATCGCAGAGAT encodes:
- the kynA gene encoding tryptophan 2,3-dioxygenase; this encodes MSDAQCPMAPKPAKAYDPAEDGAQMRFDGRMSYGDYLGLDKILSAQKPLSTADDELLFIIQHQTSELWMKLALHELATAKALIAADDVQPAFKLLARVARIFEQLNSAWDVLRTMTPSDYTTFRNALGQSSGFQSFQYRAIEYMVGNKNAAMMRPHEHVDGVYSWLEGIRQDTGLYDEAIRLLARNGFAISEAVLKRDVSAPYQADESVRLAWIEVYRDPARHWSLYELAEKLVDFEDYFRRWRFNHVTTVERVIGFKRGTGGTSGVTYLKRMLDVVLFPELWAMRADL
- a CDS encoding putative bifunctional diguanylate cyclase/phosphodiesterase, which translates into the protein MSLSEAGTDLLDAIDPRELLAQVDRIATAMWVYDFDRKRIVWGNRSALDVWGAASLCDLRKRDLGADMSRAVAERLAQYRTDFLRADATFSENWTIYPNGVPKTLQVVFRGLRLRDGRMAMLCEGTVNHDIRPETLRSAEALLHTPVMISLFSRNGAPLYRNPASRASQIDADLSLHNRLVDASVADALTGALDYGSDCKVVAQTRTSRGIRWHEITARVCRDAVTGVPAYLVSEIDVTELKETQERARFFADHDILTGLPNRVFLQAHLPKMIRTAVSDAQNLFLYFLDLNGFKTVNDTLGHAIGDLLLKAVAGRLAGFVAERGTVARLGGDEFLICMPDRTGTLNPQEFGRQLIDLFLEPMDIGGHVLQTTLAVGLSICPDDGADMDTLMRHCDLALFEAKSDRSSKVTAFSMDLRQRLEEKVTLEKDLWRALERDEFVLFYQPRLSVKTGEIVAAEALIRWQHPERGLLGPGSFIPACEETGMIINIGEWVYRNVARQQTRMQEAGIDISLSINLSPRQFSDPDLIDKILHLPEETGCNPERLGFEITESVLLGDSEAIRMALARMKKRGYQIIIDDFGTGYSNLAYLQKYPIDVLKIDQTFIRDLKHTAPITRLIVSLGQVLKVRIVAEGVEQGEELDWLVENGCDEYQGFYFSRPVPFDDFARLYAANRERQELLARMRDGQGLRVLRS
- the kynB gene encoding arylformamidase, giving the protein MPPLLRSSREGGLLRRIIDITPPLRAGSAVFPGDARYEARQTFAMGPGCPVNVAAFSMSVHCGAHADAPLHYAAGAASIDQLDLADYIGPARVIDVRGTAPLVQPEALAGRLEGVPPRVLLRLTDGLDPDVWPTGFPALAPESVELLARAGVRLIGVDVPSVDPETSKDLPSHMAVFRHDMRILENLDLSQVTEGEFELIALPIPLEGLDAAPVRAVLRPLA
- a CDS encoding ABC transporter ATP-binding protein C-terminal domain-containing protein, translating into MAEGKVLISGDFQTVRSDPRVLEAYLGESQGDAA
- a CDS encoding ABC transporter ATP-binding protein, with product MSVLMNMQDLVGGYGEADILQGVSMTVHEKEIVVIVGPNGAGKSTAMKAVFGLLTIRGGSIRFDGDDITGWAPNRIVQRGICYVPQVDNIFREMSIHENLEMGAFLRKGDLSAAYDRVYTLFPDLKERRRTLAGNLSGGQRQMVAMGRALMLDPKLLLLDEPTAGLSPKYMEQIFQISRDVRDTGVAILLVEQHAKQALAFADRAYVLAAGANRHEGTGAELLANREVAEMFLGG
- a CDS encoding branched-chain amino acid ABC transporter permease — its product is MTLIDFLNFYIVPGVVLGSIYALGAVGITLVFAILRYAHLAHGDLATLGAFLALAMIHLFGVSIWVTLPFVILMVAAISVGIDRVCYEAFRDRPKIITVMASLGVALMIRAVVQVVWGVDTETYSRGLVRPEDYFGLRLRDREIYTVLAMIVLVVALQLFLSRSKWGKAMRAMSDNPNLALLSGIDNRKVVMLTWIISGGLCAAAGIFLGLNTELKPMMGWSMLLPMFAAAILGGVGRVEGAVLGGLIVGIVEELSVLVLPSEYKAAMAFAILLVMLLVRPTGLLRGKVL